In Holophagales bacterium, one DNA window encodes the following:
- a CDS encoding NAD-binding protein, whose amino-acid sequence MSRPTLRERLHYAFDNQMARGPVALIGWLAVLSAVVIAAVSLLVWTTGMAPEDGGERPGFAQLAWMSLMRTLDAGTMGGDQGSWPFLFAMLAVTMGGVFVISTLIGLLTSGIEAKIEELRKGRSRIVESGHTVILGWSPRVFTVLSELVLANASQKRACVVVLADRDKVEMEDEIRARVPDPQTTRIVCRSGDPADLADLDRVNLAESKSILVLPSSGADADSATIKTLLAITNHPQRRAAPYHIVAEIQEERQLSAAAIAGRGEAELLAVSELLARVTVQTCRQAGLSIVYQELLDFGGDEIYFRAEPALVGRSFGEALLAYPTSTPIGLADAADRVRVNPPMETPIGPGDRIIAISADDSALRVGDVAARLDEAALVPPRPSAAEPERTLVLGWSRRVARILRELDQYVAAGSTATLVVDAACRAQADELAGGSFAKLAVAVVEGDITDPATLHGLDVPSYDHVILLSDLELAEQQADARTLLTLLHLRALREQAGKAVSLVSEMRDVRNRDLAEVTRADDFIVGDRLVSLLLTQIAENKLLRPVFDDLFDPEGSEIYLKPAGSYVQLGRAVSFATVVEAARRRGEVAIGYRLRGVEVTGGLAQGVRVNPPKSEPVAFGENDGVIVLAES is encoded by the coding sequence ATGTCCCGTCCCACCCTGCGCGAGCGTCTGCACTACGCATTCGACAACCAGATGGCCCGCGGGCCGGTGGCGTTGATCGGCTGGCTGGCGGTGTTGTCGGCGGTGGTCATCGCGGCGGTCTCGCTGCTCGTCTGGACGACCGGCATGGCGCCGGAGGACGGCGGGGAGCGGCCCGGCTTCGCGCAGCTCGCCTGGATGTCGCTCATGCGCACGCTCGACGCCGGCACCATGGGCGGCGACCAGGGAAGCTGGCCGTTCCTCTTCGCCATGCTGGCGGTGACGATGGGCGGCGTCTTCGTCATCAGCACGCTCATCGGTCTGCTCACCAGCGGCATCGAGGCGAAGATCGAGGAGCTGCGCAAGGGGCGCTCGCGGATCGTCGAGAGCGGGCACACCGTGATCCTCGGCTGGTCGCCGCGCGTCTTCACCGTGCTCTCCGAGCTGGTGCTGGCCAACGCCAGCCAGAAGCGCGCCTGCGTCGTGGTGCTCGCCGATCGCGACAAGGTCGAGATGGAGGACGAGATCCGGGCGCGCGTGCCCGATCCGCAGACCACGCGGATCGTCTGCCGCAGCGGCGATCCGGCGGACCTCGCCGACCTCGACCGGGTCAACCTCGCCGAGTCGAAGTCGATCCTCGTCCTCCCCTCGTCGGGCGCCGATGCCGACTCGGCGACGATCAAGACGCTGCTCGCCATCACCAACCACCCGCAGCGCCGCGCCGCGCCGTACCACATCGTGGCGGAGATCCAGGAGGAGCGGCAGCTCTCCGCCGCGGCGATCGCCGGGCGCGGCGAGGCCGAGCTGCTCGCCGTCTCGGAGCTCCTGGCGCGCGTCACCGTGCAGACCTGCCGGCAGGCGGGCCTCTCGATCGTCTATCAGGAGCTGCTCGACTTCGGCGGCGACGAGATCTACTTCCGCGCCGAGCCGGCGCTCGTCGGCAGGAGCTTCGGCGAGGCGCTGCTCGCCTATCCGACCTCGACGCCGATCGGCCTCGCCGATGCCGCCGATCGCGTGCGCGTGAACCCGCCGATGGAAACGCCGATCGGCCCCGGCGACCGGATCATCGCCATCTCGGCGGACGACAGCGCCCTGCGCGTCGGCGACGTCGCGGCGCGGCTCGACGAAGCCGCCCTGGTGCCGCCGCGACCGTCGGCCGCCGAACCCGAGCGGACGCTGGTGCTCGGCTGGAGCCGGCGGGTGGCGCGCATCCTGCGCGAGCTCGACCAGTACGTCGCGGCCGGCTCGACGGCGACGCTGGTGGTCGATGCGGCCTGTCGCGCGCAGGCCGACGAGCTGGCCGGCGGGAGCTTCGCCAAGCTCGCCGTCGCGGTCGTCGAGGGCGACATCACCGATCCGGCGACGCTCCACGGACTCGACGTTCCCTCCTACGACCACGTCATCCTGCTCTCCGACCTCGAGCTCGCCGAGCAGCAGGCCGACGCGCGCACCCTGCTCACCCTCCTGCATCTGCGCGCGCTGCGCGAGCAGGCGGGCAAGGCGGTCTCGCTGGTGTCGGAGATGCGCGACGTGCGCAACCGCGACCTCGCCGAAGTGACGCGCGCCGACGACTTCATCGTCGGCGACCGGCTGGTCTCGCTGTTGCTCACCCAGATCGCCGAGAACAAGTTGCTGCGGCCGGTCTTCGACGACCTCTTCGACCCCGAGGGCTCGGAGATCTACCTCAAGCCGGCAGGGAGCTACGTTCAGCTCGGGCGCGCGGTGAGCTTCGCCACGGTCGTCGAGGCGGCGCGCCGGCGCGGCGAAGTGGCGATCGGCTATCGCCTGCGCGGCGTCGAGGTCACCGGCGGCCTCGCTCAGGGAGTGCGCGTCAACCCGCCGAAGAGCGAACCGGTCGCCTTCGGCGAGAACGACGGCGTGATCGTCCTCGCGGAGAGCTGA
- the dauA gene encoding C4-dicarboxylic acid transporter DauA, translating into MPDQPPDLTATTALKSARLGVALRRSFFKGYQLADLRADLLAGAVVGVVALPLSMALAIASGVPPQHGLYTAIVAGAVIAALGGSKVQVSGPTAAFVVILAPIAARFGLGGLLLATLMAGLLLVAMGLARLGDLIQFVPYPVTTGFTAGIAIVIGTLQVKDLLGLDTGKLPEHYLDRLAVLIRALPTSRWPEVTIGALTLAILLLWPRVTKRVPPPLVALAGGGLAAWWLSRTVPHFSVATIGTRFSYEVDGVVRGGIPSLPPLPGLPWHFSAAGDEPLVLSFDLVRQLVPAAFAIAMLGAIESLLSAVVADGMTAKRHDPNGELLAQGIGNLVAPFFGGIAATGALARTATNIRSGARSPVAAIVHSLFVLLSVLLLAPLLGYLPMASLAALLLLVAWNMSEARHVVHTMRVAPRGDIAVLVTCLLLTVIFDMTVSVTAGIVLASFLFMRRMAAITEVKLVGAHELELGEPLPREIVVYEIAGPLFFGAAHKAMSALRQVHQEAKVVVLDLREVPVLDATGLVALDSAVGRLRSGGALVVLAGVRRQPLRALAKAGWRNQPGSLAIGRSFDKALAAAREHVAHGKQVPLFR; encoded by the coding sequence ATGCCCGACCAACCTCCGGATCTCACCGCCACCACCGCGCTCAAGAGCGCGCGCCTCGGGGTCGCCCTGCGGCGCTCCTTCTTCAAGGGCTATCAGCTCGCCGACCTGCGGGCCGACCTGCTCGCCGGCGCCGTCGTCGGCGTCGTCGCCCTGCCGCTCTCGATGGCGCTCGCCATCGCGTCGGGGGTGCCGCCGCAGCACGGCCTCTACACGGCGATCGTCGCCGGCGCGGTGATCGCCGCGCTCGGCGGCTCGAAGGTCCAGGTCTCGGGGCCGACCGCGGCGTTCGTCGTCATCCTGGCGCCGATCGCCGCCCGCTTCGGTCTCGGCGGCCTGCTGCTCGCCACCCTGATGGCCGGCCTGCTGCTCGTGGCGATGGGCCTCGCCCGGCTCGGCGACCTGATCCAGTTCGTGCCCTACCCGGTGACCACCGGGTTCACCGCCGGCATCGCCATCGTCATCGGCACCTTGCAGGTCAAGGATCTCCTCGGCCTCGACACCGGCAAGCTCCCCGAGCACTATCTCGACCGCCTGGCGGTGCTGATCCGCGCGCTTCCCACCTCGCGCTGGCCCGAGGTGACGATCGGCGCCCTGACCCTGGCGATCCTGCTGCTCTGGCCGCGCGTCACCAAGCGGGTCCCGCCGCCGCTCGTCGCCCTGGCCGGGGGCGGCCTGGCCGCCTGGTGGCTCTCGCGCACCGTGCCGCACTTCTCGGTGGCGACGATCGGCACCCGCTTCAGCTACGAGGTCGACGGCGTGGTGCGTGGCGGCATTCCGTCGCTGCCGCCGCTGCCCGGTCTTCCCTGGCACTTCAGCGCCGCCGGCGACGAGCCGCTCGTCCTCTCCTTCGACCTGGTGCGCCAGCTCGTGCCGGCCGCCTTCGCCATCGCCATGCTGGGGGCGATCGAGTCGCTGCTCTCGGCGGTGGTCGCCGACGGCATGACCGCCAAGCGCCACGACCCGAACGGCGAGCTGCTCGCCCAGGGGATCGGCAACCTGGTGGCGCCGTTTTTCGGCGGCATCGCGGCGACCGGTGCGCTCGCCCGCACGGCCACGAATATCCGCTCGGGCGCCCGCTCGCCGGTTGCCGCGATCGTCCATTCCCTCTTCGTGCTCCTCTCGGTGCTCTTGCTTGCCCCGCTGCTCGGCTATCTGCCGATGGCCTCGCTCGCCGCGCTGCTGTTGCTGGTGGCGTGGAACATGAGCGAGGCCCGGCACGTCGTCCACACGATGCGGGTGGCGCCGCGCGGCGACATCGCCGTGCTCGTCACCTGCCTGCTGCTGACGGTGATCTTCGACATGACGGTCTCGGTCACCGCCGGGATCGTGCTCGCCTCGTTCCTCTTCATGCGGCGCATGGCGGCGATCACCGAGGTGAAGCTGGTGGGCGCCCACGAGCTCGAGCTCGGCGAGCCGCTGCCGCGCGAGATCGTCGTCTACGAGATCGCCGGTCCGCTCTTCTTCGGCGCCGCGCACAAGGCGATGAGCGCGCTGCGGCAGGTGCACCAGGAGGCGAAGGTCGTGGTGCTCGACCTGCGCGAGGTGCCGGTGCTCGACGCCACCGGGCTGGTGGCGCTCGACTCGGCGGTCGGGCGCCTGCGTTCCGGCGGCGCGCTCGTCGTGCTCGCCGGCGTGCGCCGGCAACCGCTCCGCGCCCTCGCCAAGGCCGGGTGGCGCAACCAGCCGGGGAGCCTCGCCATCGGCCGCTCGTTCGACAAGGCGCTCGCCGCGGCGCGCGAGCACGTCGCGCACGGCAAGCAGGTCCCGCTCTTCCGCTGA
- a CDS encoding zf-HC2 domain-containing protein, whose amino-acid sequence MNVTRDVVKDLLPLYLAGEASADTRALVESHLAHDPELARQVEAARGEPFPLPASPALPPTAEMTALAKTRQLLKTRNATLSMALVFTAIPLSFTFEGSHLTFLVLRDAPVVAMAWWATAAVMWLGHFAIRRKLRRAGI is encoded by the coding sequence ATGAACGTGACCCGCGACGTGGTCAAGGACCTGCTGCCGCTCTATCTCGCCGGCGAGGCGAGCGCCGACACCCGGGCGCTCGTCGAGTCGCACCTCGCCCACGACCCCGAGCTGGCCCGCCAGGTGGAGGCGGCGCGCGGCGAGCCGTTTCCCCTTCCCGCCTCGCCCGCCCTGCCACCCACCGCCGAAATGACCGCGCTCGCGAAGACGCGCCAGCTGCTCAAGACGCGCAACGCCACGCTGTCGATGGCGCTCGTCTTCACCGCCATTCCGCTCTCGTTCACCTTCGAGGGCTCGCACCTCACCTTCCTGGTGCTGCGCGACGCCCCGGTCGTCGCGATGGCCTGGTGGGCGACCGCCGCCGTGATGTGGCTCGGCCACTTCGCGATCCGGCGGAAGCTCCGCCGCGCCGGGATCTGA
- a CDS encoding RNA polymerase sigma factor, whose protein sequence is MIDFSAIYQTHAAHVHRFALFLSGDPTLAEDLTAESFVRLWLARERLELATVRAYLFAIARNLYLQQRRGRRPQEPFDEATADPRPGPAERAMARDELASTLAALQALPELDRAALLMRADEELAYEEIAAALGLTPAAVRVRVHRARLKLVEAREIAAAPRSIPEDPR, encoded by the coding sequence TTGATCGACTTCTCGGCGATCTACCAGACGCACGCGGCGCACGTCCATCGCTTCGCGCTCTTCCTCTCGGGCGATCCGACGCTCGCCGAGGACCTGACGGCGGAGTCGTTCGTGCGGCTCTGGCTCGCCCGCGAGCGGCTCGAGCTGGCGACGGTGCGGGCCTACCTCTTCGCCATCGCCCGCAACCTCTACCTGCAGCAGCGGCGTGGCCGCCGCCCGCAGGAGCCGTTCGACGAGGCGACGGCCGACCCGCGCCCCGGGCCGGCGGAGCGGGCGATGGCGCGCGACGAGCTGGCGAGCACGCTCGCCGCGCTCCAGGCGCTGCCCGAGCTCGACCGCGCGGCGCTCCTCATGCGGGCCGACGAGGAGCTCGCCTACGAGGAGATCGCCGCCGCCCTCGGTCTCACCCCCGCCGCCGTGCGCGTGCGTGTGCATCGCGCCCGGCTCAAGCTCGTCGAAGCTCGCGAGATCGCGGCTGCGCCGCGGTCGATTCCGGAGGATCCCCGATGA
- a CDS encoding aldehyde dehydrogenase family protein encodes MIEPTLASLFPTSEEIPERYRWTADDTGLSLLVDGEVRRFGGDRQTIHSAVAVRGAEGALAALPLGPAALAGEAEGLAAVEAAARAWANGRGEWPRASTATRIACCRDWLARVEALRERVALALMWEVGKPWKDALVEVDRTVEYVRATLDTLAEMERSAAAPVLAGGFAARVRRAPLGVALCLGPYNYAINEVFTLVVPALLMGNPVVIKTPRYGVLANALLAPSLAASFPRGVVNLVTGSGPSLVGPMMASGRVDVLAFIGSARTAAILERQHPHPYRLRRVLGMGAKNPAIVLADADLERAAAEIVAGALTFNGQRCTAIKHVLVDRRVAEPLVERLAARVAALGVGMPWQEGVTVTPLPDPAHPAYLAGLVEDAVGRGARVVNRGGGESAGSLVRPAVVYPVVREARLFVEEQFGPIVPVSTFDTPEEAVGIVERSEFGQQVALFGRAPELVGPLLDHLANLVCRVNLDTQCRRGPDVYPFTGRKDSAVGTLSISDALRVFSLRSLVATTEAQAARLTELGATSCFLAPPPD; translated from the coding sequence ATGATCGAACCGACGCTCGCCTCGCTCTTCCCGACCTCCGAGGAGATCCCGGAGCGCTACCGCTGGACCGCCGACGACACCGGGCTCTCGCTCCTCGTCGACGGCGAGGTTCGTCGCTTCGGCGGCGACCGCCAGACGATCCACTCCGCCGTCGCGGTGCGGGGCGCCGAGGGCGCGCTCGCCGCGCTGCCGCTCGGCCCGGCGGCGCTCGCCGGCGAGGCCGAAGGGCTCGCTGCCGTGGAGGCCGCCGCCCGCGCCTGGGCCAACGGACGAGGCGAATGGCCGCGCGCCAGCACGGCCACCCGGATCGCCTGCTGCCGCGACTGGCTCGCTCGGGTCGAGGCGCTCCGCGAGCGCGTCGCCCTCGCCCTGATGTGGGAGGTCGGCAAGCCGTGGAAGGACGCGCTCGTCGAGGTCGACCGCACGGTCGAGTACGTGCGCGCCACGCTCGACACCCTCGCCGAGATGGAGCGCAGCGCCGCCGCGCCGGTCCTCGCCGGCGGTTTCGCCGCTCGCGTCCGCCGCGCACCGCTCGGCGTCGCGCTCTGCCTCGGGCCGTACAACTATGCGATCAACGAGGTCTTCACCCTCGTCGTGCCGGCGCTGCTGATGGGCAACCCGGTGGTCATCAAGACCCCGCGCTACGGCGTGCTGGCCAACGCCCTGCTCGCCCCGTCGCTCGCCGCGAGCTTCCCGCGCGGCGTGGTGAACCTGGTCACCGGCTCGGGACCGTCGCTCGTCGGTCCGATGATGGCGAGCGGGCGCGTCGACGTGCTCGCCTTCATCGGCTCGGCGCGCACCGCCGCGATCCTCGAACGGCAGCACCCGCACCCCTACCGGCTGCGCCGCGTGCTCGGCATGGGGGCGAAGAACCCGGCGATCGTCCTCGCCGACGCCGACCTCGAGCGCGCCGCCGCCGAGATCGTCGCCGGCGCGCTCACCTTCAACGGGCAGCGTTGCACGGCGATCAAGCACGTGCTGGTCGACCGGCGCGTCGCCGAGCCGCTCGTCGAACGCCTCGCCGCACGCGTGGCCGCGCTCGGCGTCGGCATGCCGTGGCAGGAGGGCGTCACCGTCACACCCCTCCCCGATCCGGCGCATCCGGCCTACCTCGCCGGCCTGGTCGAGGATGCCGTGGGGCGTGGGGCCCGCGTCGTCAACCGCGGCGGCGGTGAGTCGGCCGGCTCGCTCGTCCGGCCCGCGGTCGTCTATCCCGTGGTGCGCGAGGCCCGCCTCTTCGTCGAGGAGCAGTTCGGACCGATCGTCCCGGTCTCGACCTTCGACACACCGGAGGAGGCGGTCGGCATCGTCGAGCGCTCCGAATTCGGCCAGCAGGTGGCGCTCTTCGGCCGCGCTCCCGAGCTCGTCGGCCCGCTGCTCGACCACCTCGCGAACCTCGTCTGCCGCGTCAACCTCGATACGCAATGCCGGCGCGGCCCCGACGTCTACCCGTTCACCGGCCGCAAGGACTCGGCCGTCGGCACGCTCTCGATCTCCGACGCGCTGCGTGTCTTCTCGCTCCGCTCGCTGGTCGCCACGACCGAGGCCCAGGCCGCGCGCCTCACCGAGCTCGGCGCCACCTCGTGCTTCCTCGCTCCGCCTCCGGACTGA